Proteins found in one Gloeomargarita sp. SKYB120 genomic segment:
- a CDS encoding response regulator yields the protein MTKKVLVIDDSRVIRMRVREMMPQEGLELLEARDGVEGMNMIREHHPNLVLLDFILPKMGGWEVFQKIQQDPQLQTMALVVMSGRKEEVVEKVPEPFDYFSFVAKPFEKNELFEAIRQATRLAAERAKRIPTAPVKPVSADMEARVRALETEVAQLKAELQSLRAWVQEHLSAAGS from the coding sequence ATGACCAAAAAAGTTTTGGTAATTGACGATAGTCGGGTCATTCGCATGCGGGTGCGGGAAATGATGCCCCAGGAAGGGCTGGAACTGCTGGAGGCCCGCGACGGCGTTGAAGGCATGAATATGATCCGGGAACACCACCCCAACCTGGTGCTGCTGGATTTCATTCTCCCCAAGATGGGCGGGTGGGAAGTCTTCCAAAAAATTCAGCAGGACCCGCAGCTCCAGACCATGGCCCTGGTGGTCATGTCAGGGCGCAAGGAGGAAGTTGTGGAAAAGGTGCCGGAACCCTTTGATTACTTCTCCTTTGTCGCCAAGCCCTTTGAGAAGAACGAACTGTTTGAAGCCATCCGACAAGCGACCCGCCTTGCCGCAGAACGAGCGAAGCGCATCCCTACCGCACCCGTCAAACCCGTGAGCGCCGATATGGAAGCCCGCGTCCGTGCCCTCGAAACCGAAGTGGCCCAGCTCAAGGCGGAACTCCAATCTCTGCGCGCCTGGGTGCAAGAGCACCTGTCTGCTGCAGGGTCCTAG
- a CDS encoding methyltransferase domain-containing protein: protein MTDAITQAVQNLYDTYPFPPDPLTDGPPPGYNWRWCVPAAHHFALGWIPREWGALCILDAGCGTGVSTDYLAHLNPTAQVIGIDLSEAALAIAQQRVERSGVAHRVQLRRLSLLEVGQLAQSFHYINCVGVLHHLPNPKAGLRALAEVLAPGGLMHVFVYGFWGRWEIRLLQKAIRLLQPAGSDYRTGVTIGRQLLAHLPPDNRLVRRERERWALDNVHDATFADMYVHPQEIDYTVETLFELIADVGLEFLGFSNPRYWQLERLLAPLPELLATARTLPIQQQYELVEALDPELSHFEFFLGRPPLQRGLADWSQAYPLRSTCLTGWPGRSLLDYDYQPVDLTPLEYELLQHATGEWTVNELLSRVPGATPEQVRDLQQRQLLWLQA from the coding sequence ATGACCGACGCCATTACCCAAGCGGTCCAGAATCTCTACGATACCTACCCGTTTCCCCCAGACCCCCTGACCGACGGCCCACCCCCTGGCTACAACTGGCGGTGGTGCGTACCGGCGGCGCACCATTTTGCCTTGGGCTGGATACCTCGGGAATGGGGGGCGTTGTGCATTCTGGACGCAGGTTGTGGGACGGGTGTCAGCACCGATTACCTGGCCCACTTGAACCCCACGGCGCAGGTCATAGGGATTGACCTGAGTGAAGCAGCGCTGGCAATTGCCCAGCAACGGGTCGAGCGTTCCGGCGTGGCCCACCGCGTCCAACTGCGCCGGCTGAGCCTGCTGGAGGTGGGTCAATTGGCCCAATCCTTTCACTACATCAACTGCGTGGGGGTGCTGCACCATTTGCCCAACCCCAAAGCCGGGCTGCGGGCCTTAGCGGAAGTGCTGGCGCCAGGAGGGCTGATGCACGTATTTGTGTATGGGTTCTGGGGACGCTGGGAAATCCGGCTGCTGCAAAAGGCCATCCGGCTCCTACAACCGGCTGGGAGCGACTACCGCACCGGTGTGACCATCGGACGGCAATTGCTGGCCCATTTGCCCCCGGATAACCGGCTGGTGCGGCGGGAGCGGGAACGCTGGGCTTTGGATAACGTCCACGACGCCACCTTCGCCGACATGTACGTGCATCCCCAGGAAATTGATTACACTGTTGAGACGTTGTTTGAGCTGATTGCCGATGTAGGGTTGGAGTTTCTGGGGTTTTCCAATCCCCGCTACTGGCAGTTGGAGCGACTGCTAGCTCCGCTACCGGAACTGCTGGCGACGGCCCGCACGTTACCTATCCAACAGCAGTACGAGTTGGTGGAGGCCCTAGACCCCGAACTGAGCCACTTTGAATTTTTCCTGGGACGTCCACCCCTGCAACGGGGGTTGGCGGATTGGTCACAGGCATACCCATTGCGCTCGACCTGTCTGACCGGTTGGCCGGGGCGCTCCCTATTGGACTATGACTACCAACCGGTGGATTTAACGCCCCTAGAGTACGAACTACTCCAGCACGCCACCGGGGAATGGACCGTGAACGAATTGCTGAGCCGAGTACCGGGCGCGACGCCGGAACAGGTCCGAGATTTGCAACAGCGGCAATTGCTCTGGTTACAGGCGTAA
- a CDS encoding FAD-dependent oxidoreductase, with translation MALSPQAVTDLPCLAEVDILVVGGGTAGAVAGIAAGRTGYRTLVVEQLGYLGGTQTGALVTPMMPNHLQGAPLNGGIDAEINRRLNDLGESGVWRDGNRGWFNPEALKWLLEDMALASGAQLLYYTWFEDVLVADGHVVGVVVTNKAGRGVIWAKRTIDATGDGDVAYRAGAPFQSGDPETGYNQPFSVRFHLGNVDLARFAEFLRGLGRHEILEQAEGSQVPLIHTAMVWGRGWPLEPLFRQAVADGVLLPEDGEYFQVFTVAGRPGELAFNCPRISGEVDGTNPWHLTQAQIRGRQAIRRYWQFCRRYLPGCEASYVVMGAALVGVRESRRILGEYLLTEADVLGARKFPDAIARNNYPIDIHRPTKDQRPGLTHLPPGEYHEIPYRCLVPLGVEQLLVAGRCLSATFAAQGSVRVQSNCRAMGEAAAVAMAMSLDQNLPPRQVDGVQLRQRLIAQGACLA, from the coding sequence ATGGCTCTATCCCCTCAAGCAGTGACGGATCTGCCTTGCCTGGCCGAGGTGGATATTCTGGTGGTCGGTGGCGGAACTGCTGGCGCCGTCGCTGGGATTGCCGCTGGACGCACGGGGTATCGGACGCTGGTGGTGGAACAGTTGGGGTATTTAGGGGGCACGCAAACCGGGGCACTGGTCACGCCCATGATGCCTAACCACTTGCAGGGAGCGCCTCTCAACGGTGGGATTGATGCGGAAATCAACCGGCGGCTCAACGACTTGGGGGAATCGGGCGTCTGGCGAGACGGCAACCGGGGCTGGTTTAACCCAGAAGCCCTCAAGTGGCTGTTGGAGGACATGGCCCTCGCCAGTGGCGCCCAGCTTTTGTACTACACGTGGTTTGAAGACGTCCTGGTGGCGGACGGGCACGTGGTGGGCGTGGTTGTGACCAACAAGGCGGGGCGAGGCGTGATTTGGGCCAAACGCACGATTGACGCCACCGGCGATGGGGATGTGGCCTACCGGGCGGGCGCCCCCTTCCAGAGCGGCGACCCGGAGACCGGCTACAATCAGCCCTTTTCCGTGCGGTTTCACCTGGGGAATGTGGATTTAGCGCGGTTTGCCGAGTTTCTCCGGGGCCTGGGACGGCATGAGATTCTGGAGCAGGCGGAAGGCTCGCAGGTGCCGTTGATCCATACGGCGATGGTCTGGGGACGGGGCTGGCCCCTAGAACCCCTGTTTCGCCAGGCGGTGGCCGACGGGGTGCTGTTGCCCGAGGACGGGGAGTACTTCCAGGTGTTTACCGTGGCGGGACGACCGGGGGAACTGGCGTTCAATTGCCCGCGCATCAGCGGCGAGGTAGACGGCACGAATCCCTGGCATTTGACCCAGGCCCAGATCCGAGGGCGGCAGGCGATCCGGCGTTACTGGCAGTTTTGCCGGCGCTATTTGCCCGGGTGTGAGGCGTCCTATGTGGTCATGGGAGCGGCGCTTGTGGGGGTGCGGGAGTCGCGGCGCATCCTGGGGGAATACCTGCTTACGGAAGCGGATGTCCTGGGAGCGCGCAAGTTTCCCGATGCCATCGCCCGCAACAACTACCCGATTGACATCCATCGCCCGACCAAGGACCAGCGACCAGGGTTGACCCACCTGCCGCCGGGGGAGTACCATGAGATTCCCTACCGCTGTCTGGTGCCGTTGGGGGTCGAGCAGTTGCTCGTGGCGGGACGATGCCTGTCGGCGACCTTTGCCGCCCAGGGGTCGGTGCGGGTGCAGTCCAATTGCCGCGCGATGGGGGAGGCTGCTGCTGTGGCGATGGCGATGTCCCTTGACCAGAACCTACCCCCACGCCAGGTGGATGGGGTGCAGTTGCGCCAGCGGTTGATCGCCCAAGGAGCGTGCTTGGCATGA
- a CDS encoding chemotaxis protein CheW: protein MTDTLLCLSFHLAPDTLALIPARDCLEVMPLARDQVVPIPEMPPAVMGVTNWRGEVLWLVDLAYGLGFAPLPELYPLQSSYYALILMPRDQRLGVVVAQVGQILTCPLNEVQSPPGTTLTAALAQCLRGYWLTNDNRTFLVLDTQGLVGALATSQKR, encoded by the coding sequence ATGACGGACACGCTGTTGTGCTTGAGCTTTCACCTGGCTCCCGACACGCTGGCTTTAATTCCGGCGCGGGACTGTTTGGAGGTCATGCCCCTGGCGCGAGACCAGGTAGTGCCGATTCCCGAGATGCCGCCAGCTGTCATGGGCGTGACCAACTGGCGCGGGGAAGTGCTGTGGCTCGTGGATTTGGCCTATGGATTGGGTTTTGCCCCGTTGCCAGAACTCTATCCGTTGCAATCGAGTTACTACGCGCTGATTCTGATGCCAAGGGACCAGCGGTTGGGCGTCGTCGTGGCGCAGGTGGGTCAAATACTGACCTGTCCCTTAAACGAGGTGCAATCCCCTCCTGGCACGACGCTGACAGCAGCTCTCGCCCAATGCCTGCGCGGTTACTGGTTAACGAATGACAACCGGACGTTCCTAGTGTTGGATACGCAGGGGCTGGTGGGGGCATTAGCGACTTCTCAAAAGCGCTGA
- the bioD gene encoding dethiobiotin synthase, producing the protein MDAHGQCLLISASDTGCGKTVVTAALALALGKVGVIKLVQAGPGDREYYQQVLSLDQTPEELNPLYFAAPLAPPLAAAREGRSIDLALAWQQLTRLRQRYPCVLVEGVGGLGSPVTWEWTVADLAAQWRLPTLLVVPAQLGAIGQTVAQVALARQTGAPLAGIVLNERQPLTPEQREDWVPVGLIQRLTRVPVWGYVPHVADIYDRDALKKAGLTLMENVAALWKCA; encoded by the coding sequence ATGGACGCGCATGGTCAGTGCCTGCTTATCAGCGCTAGCGACACCGGCTGTGGGAAGACGGTGGTGACAGCGGCCCTAGCTCTGGCCTTGGGGAAAGTCGGGGTCATCAAACTGGTGCAGGCAGGACCAGGCGACCGGGAGTATTACCAGCAAGTGCTGTCTCTTGACCAGACGCCTGAAGAATTGAATCCCCTGTACTTTGCGGCGCCCTTGGCTCCCCCGCTAGCGGCGGCGCGGGAAGGCCGTTCGATTGACTTGGCTTTGGCTTGGCAACAGTTGACCCGCCTGCGGCAACGCTACCCCTGCGTCCTGGTGGAAGGTGTTGGAGGTCTGGGGTCGCCTGTGACTTGGGAGTGGACAGTAGCGGATTTAGCTGCCCAATGGCGCTTGCCCACGCTGCTGGTGGTGCCGGCGCAGTTGGGAGCGATTGGGCAAACCGTCGCCCAGGTGGCGCTTGCGCGGCAGACAGGAGCACCCTTGGCGGGTATTGTCTTGAACGAGCGGCAACCCCTAACCCCTGAGCAACGGGAGGATTGGGTGCCGGTGGGATTAATCCAGCGGTTGACCAGGGTGCCGGTGTGGGGCTATGTTCCCCACGTGGCCGATATCTATGACCGAGACGCTTTGAAAAAGGCCGGTTTGACGCTAATGGAGAACGTTGCGGCCCTGTGGAAATGTGCTTAA
- a CDS encoding allophycocyanin subunit alpha-B, with the protein MALVAQVIAQADEELRYPSSGELQAIRDFCATGEQRLRIAAILAENEKKIIDKAVQQLWQLHPDYIQPGGNAYGQRQRALCLRDYGWYLRLITYGIVAGDKEPIESIGLIGVREMYNSLGVPLVGMADAIRCLKTAALALLDEDDAALAADYFDYVIQAMS; encoded by the coding sequence ATGGCGCTAGTAGCACAAGTTATTGCCCAGGCAGACGAGGAACTGCGTTACCCCAGCAGCGGAGAGTTGCAGGCCATTCGAGATTTCTGCGCGACCGGGGAACAACGGCTGCGGATTGCGGCTATCCTAGCGGAGAATGAGAAAAAGATTATTGACAAGGCGGTGCAACAACTCTGGCAACTGCACCCAGACTACATCCAGCCCGGCGGCAACGCCTATGGCCAGCGGCAACGCGCCTTGTGCCTGCGGGACTACGGCTGGTACCTGCGCCTGATTACCTACGGGATTGTGGCGGGGGATAAGGAACCCATTGAAAGCATTGGTTTAATTGGCGTGCGGGAAATGTATAACTCTTTGGGGGTGCCGCTGGTGGGCATGGCGGATGCAATTCGCTGTTTGAAAACGGCGGCCCTGGCGCTCCTGGACGAAGACGATGCGGCCCTGGCGGCGGATTACTTTGATTACGTCATCCAGGCAATGTCTTAA
- a CDS encoding glycoside hydrolase family protein, translated as MGLGSWPLWQPSLWLHWLAPPLAMQGGDPHIRALMRTIGVSEAHGPHPYTRLYGGASITDLRRHPNRCIAIRPGWCSTAAGRYQLLSTTWSEKVRRYHPRPDTADFSPVSQDAVVYHWLRDPSAWNLDIAAALRRGELTLVLRELSSTWTSLGYGAESNCWTPWLPWIYQQVLREELAQTQSPSSGNPRRTRPLPK; from the coding sequence ATGGGTCTTGGGAGCTGGCCGCTGTGGCAACCGTCGCTGTGGCTGCACTGGCTGGCTCCACCGCTGGCGATGCAGGGCGGCGACCCCCATATTCGGGCTTTAATGCGCACGATTGGGGTGAGCGAGGCCCATGGCCCCCATCCCTACACGCGCCTGTATGGGGGAGCGTCCATCACCGACCTGCGCCGCCATCCCAACCGCTGTATCGCCATTCGTCCTGGCTGGTGTTCCACTGCCGCTGGGCGTTACCAACTCCTGTCCACTACCTGGTCCGAGAAAGTGCGACGCTACCACCCCCGTCCCGACACCGCCGACTTTAGCCCCGTATCGCAGGACGCAGTGGTGTATCACTGGCTGCGGGACCCTAGCGCCTGGAATCTAGACATTGCCGCCGCCTTACGACGGGGGGAACTGACGCTCGTCCTGCGCGAACTGTCGAGCACCTGGACTAGTTTGGGGTATGGCGCAGAGTCCAACTGCTGGACGCCCTGGTTGCCGTGGATTTACCAGCAAGTGCTGCGGGAGGAACTGGCCCAGACTCAATCGCCCTCCAGCGGCAATCCCCGCCGCACCCGTCCCTTGCCGAAGTAG
- a CDS encoding pentapeptide repeat-containing protein, with protein sequence MVRQSLLQRYAQGETNFRRLDLAGADLTGVVLAGGDLRESDLQRANLHGANLSRCRLQKANLRGARLTLTNLQRADLRESNLSLCFLVGCDLRGANLQGSDLRSAVLDQPRPYLSRWLVLGLNVLAFLATLGCGLYRHWTAALGLVGLLVLGNGALMRWRSPTAADLRGADLRGANLTGARLWGMYLLGVRCEGAILPNGQPYRPWYNWFPWD encoded by the coding sequence ATGGTGCGTCAATCCTTGCTCCAGCGGTACGCCCAGGGCGAAACGAACTTCCGGCGCCTGGATTTAGCGGGAGCCGACCTGACCGGCGTAGTTTTGGCGGGTGGGGATTTACGAGAAAGCGACCTGCAGCGGGCAAACCTGCACGGAGCGAACCTCAGCCGCTGTCGGTTGCAAAAGGCGAATTTGCGAGGTGCGCGGTTGACCCTGACCAACCTCCAGCGGGCCGACCTGCGGGAGAGCAACCTCAGCCTGTGTTTCCTGGTGGGCTGTGACCTGCGGGGGGCCAACCTGCAGGGTAGTGACCTGCGCAGCGCCGTGTTGGACCAACCCCGTCCCTATCTGTCGCGCTGGCTAGTCTTGGGCCTCAATGTCCTAGCGTTCCTGGCGACGCTAGGCTGTGGACTTTACCGGCATTGGACAGCCGCGCTGGGATTGGTGGGGCTACTGGTGCTCGGCAATGGGGCGCTGATGCGATGGCGGAGTCCCACCGCCGCAGATTTGCGGGGCGCCGACCTGCGGGGCGCCAATCTCACCGGCGCGCGACTATGGGGAATGTATCTGCTGGGCGTGCGTTGCGAAGGGGCGATTCTCCCCAACGGTCAACCCTACCGTCCTTGGTACAACTGGTTTCCCTGGGATTGA
- the mutY gene encoding A/G-specific adenine glycosylase, with protein sequence MDVCWYRQQLLRWYVHHGRALPWRDNPTPYRVLVSEFMLQQTQVNTVIPYYQRWMATLPTLADCAQAQRQDILKLWEGLGYYRRAEYLHQTCQVILRDYGGQVPQDFAALVQLPGIGRTTAGGILSHAFNLPYPICDGNVQRVLSRLFALEIPPRRNQKQLWTLATQLLDPENPRDFNQALMDLGATVCLPQKPQCLQCPWQPRCQAFHTQQQEVLPMREAGKPIPHRTIGVAVIWNDQGQVLIDQRPPTGLLANLWEFPGGKVEPGETVEAC encoded by the coding sequence ATGGACGTTTGCTGGTATCGCCAGCAGCTGCTGCGCTGGTATGTCCACCATGGTCGCGCGTTGCCCTGGCGAGACAACCCAACGCCCTACAGGGTGCTGGTATCCGAGTTCATGCTGCAACAAACGCAGGTGAACACAGTTATCCCCTACTACCAGCGCTGGATGGCCACGCTGCCTACGCTTGCCGACTGTGCCCAGGCGCAACGGCAAGACATTCTCAAGCTCTGGGAAGGGCTGGGGTATTACCGCCGCGCCGAGTACCTGCACCAAACCTGCCAGGTCATCCTGCGGGATTACGGGGGACAAGTGCCTCAGGATTTCGCTGCACTCGTGCAATTGCCGGGCATCGGGCGCACCACGGCGGGGGGAATTCTCAGCCACGCCTTTAATCTCCCTTATCCCATCTGCGACGGCAATGTCCAGCGCGTCCTGAGCCGGCTATTTGCTCTAGAGATACCCCCGCGCCGGAACCAGAAACAACTGTGGACCTTGGCGACCCAACTGCTCGACCCAGAAAACCCACGCGACTTTAACCAAGCGTTGATGGACCTGGGAGCCACCGTGTGTTTGCCCCAGAAGCCCCAGTGTCTCCAGTGCCCGTGGCAACCCCGATGCCAAGCCTTTCACACCCAGCAACAGGAGGTGTTACCGATGCGCGAAGCCGGAAAACCCATCCCCCATCGCACCATTGGCGTGGCGGTGATCTGGAACGACCAGGGCCAGGTGCTGATTGACCAGCGCCCGCCGACGGGTCTGTTAGCCAACCTGTGGGAATTTCCAGGGGGCAAGGTAGAGCCGGGCGAAACGGTCGAAGCCTGCAT
- a CDS encoding IS200/IS605 family accessory protein TnpB-related protein — protein sequence MPAVVRLTLSYQARIATTPDQQAVLAAYAALFGRVERSLFAAMVAGRDENQTKRKFLQRFGVTARQFNSARVELEGRLQAVKESQATEIEQLQQKIRQAQRVIQQEKRRFVLHQKQRRLARLQSQLARLEADRHSGKIRLRFGSNRLFRQQFALAANGYASHAEWLADWRFSRSRQFFVLGSQDETAGNVSCQAVPETDGTFTLYLRVPDALVEQFANCLSPGPEQKGKKVYLKLTGLRFAYGHDQIVQALQGVKLQTTTRSGKATTKRIGTPVNHRFILDARGWRVMVSVEPMPPEPVTNRAAGAIGVDINADYLAVTEMDRYGNWVESWRFDLPLYGKTTGQAQAIILEACAQVAQLAAEKGKPLVVEELNFQRKRAQLESESPRRCRQLSSFAYRKVLTGLKSAALRAGVEVCEVNPAYSSVIGAVNYARKLGISPHLAGALVLARGVLRLSERPACRGTVVVPWRDGHVTFSLPVRNREKHVWSFWRAVARTLAAVAPQSLGRVSLRPPPVEDDRPPGHPDAWSECSSDLPVRLRHAPLLQVAGEVAGSTVRPAACG from the coding sequence GTGCCAGCGGTTGTGCGTCTGACATTGAGCTACCAAGCACGGATTGCCACAACCCCAGACCAACAGGCGGTGCTAGCCGCTTATGCAGCGTTATTTGGGCGAGTTGAGCGGTCTCTCTTTGCCGCGATGGTCGCTGGGCGGGACGAAAACCAGACAAAACGGAAATTCCTGCAACGGTTTGGTGTCACCGCTAGACAATTCAACAGTGCACGTGTGGAACTAGAAGGACGCCTACAAGCTGTCAAAGAAAGTCAGGCAACAGAGATTGAGCAGTTGCAGCAGAAGATACGTCAAGCACAACGGGTCATTCAGCAGGAAAAACGTCGGTTCGTCTTGCACCAAAAGCAACGGCGCTTGGCTAGGTTGCAGAGTCAACTGGCGCGTCTGGAAGCCGATAGGCACAGTGGCAAGATACGGCTGCGTTTCGGTTCCAATCGACTGTTTCGCCAGCAGTTTGCTCTGGCGGCTAATGGTTATGCTTCTCACGCGGAATGGTTAGCCGACTGGCGGTTTAGCCGTTCTCGACAGTTTTTCGTACTTGGTAGTCAGGATGAGACAGCCGGTAATGTATCATGCCAAGCCGTACCGGAAACGGACGGGACGTTCACGCTTTATCTGCGCGTGCCCGATGCACTCGTGGAGCAGTTTGCTAACTGTTTGTCTCCTGGGCCAGAGCAAAAAGGAAAGAAGGTCTACCTGAAGTTAACGGGCCTTCGGTTTGCCTATGGTCATGACCAAATTGTGCAAGCGTTACAGGGGGTGAAGCTGCAAACCACTACTCGTAGCGGCAAAGCCACGACCAAGCGAATTGGCACACCCGTCAACCACCGTTTCATCCTGGATGCGCGTGGTTGGCGTGTGATGGTCAGTGTTGAACCGATGCCACCAGAGCCGGTGACCAACCGAGCGGCTGGTGCTATCGGCGTAGACATCAATGCCGACTACTTAGCCGTAACCGAAATGGACCGGTATGGGAACTGGGTAGAGTCTTGGCGGTTTGATTTGCCCCTGTACGGCAAGACGACGGGTCAAGCGCAAGCCATCATTTTGGAAGCCTGCGCTCAAGTGGCTCAGTTGGCGGCAGAAAAAGGAAAACCTTTAGTTGTGGAAGAGCTTAACTTTCAACGGAAACGAGCACAGCTAGAGAGTGAATCACCCCGCCGTTGCCGTCAGTTGTCGAGTTTTGCTTATCGTAAGGTTTTGACCGGTCTCAAGTCCGCTGCGTTGAGAGCGGGGGTGGAAGTGTGTGAAGTGAACCCAGCCTACAGCAGTGTTATCGGTGCGGTTAATTACGCCAGGAAACTTGGCATTTCACCCCATCTCGCCGGGGCGTTGGTGTTGGCCAGAGGAGTTTTGCGCCTGAGTGAACGACCCGCTTGCCGGGGGACAGTCGTTGTTCCCTGGCGAGACGGCCATGTCACCTTTTCCCTACCTGTAAGGAATCGGGAAAAGCATGTGTGGTCGTTCTGGCGGGCCGTTGCTCGGACGCTAGCGGCGGTTGCACCGCAGTCACTGGGTCGTGTGAGTCTTCGACCGCCACCCGTCGAAGATGACCGGCCACCTGGCCATCCGGATGCATGGTCTGAGTGCAGCAGTGACTTGCCGGTGAGACTCCGGCACGCTCCGCTCCTGCAGGTGGCGGGAGAAGTTGCTGGGAGTACCGTTCGCCCAGCAGCCTGTGGATAA
- a CDS encoding PHP domain-containing protein yields the protein MTATLITQRPTVKELKEAWAGLHPRSCPAVYNFHLHTVHSDGRLEPEEVIDQAIAYGVQGLAITDHHQVSGYEQAYRYLTRLPGNRKPKLWSGIEISCDLLGVEVHILGYGFDPDHSRMAPYIQGTTPLGDDYPAAAVIQAIQSAGGLAVLAHPERYKKPARELIPAAKALGIDGVEAYYAYHNPDPWRPSPEQTATVLHLSRVHGLWVTCGTDTHGRSIRLRL from the coding sequence ATGACGGCAACCCTCATCACACAGCGGCCAACGGTCAAGGAACTCAAGGAAGCCTGGGCGGGATTGCACCCACGCAGTTGCCCAGCTGTGTACAACTTTCACCTGCACACGGTGCATTCGGACGGTCGTTTAGAGCCGGAGGAGGTGATTGACCAGGCCATCGCCTACGGGGTGCAGGGGCTGGCGATTACGGACCACCACCAGGTCAGCGGCTACGAACAGGCCTATCGCTATCTCACGCGCCTGCCAGGGAACCGCAAGCCCAAACTCTGGTCGGGGATTGAAATCAGTTGCGACCTACTGGGGGTGGAGGTGCATATCCTAGGCTACGGCTTTGACCCGGACCACAGCCGGATGGCGCCCTACATCCAGGGCACCACGCCCCTTGGGGATGACTATCCGGCGGCGGCAGTGATTCAGGCAATCCAGAGCGCAGGCGGTTTGGCGGTGCTGGCCCACCCGGAGCGCTACAAAAAACCCGCCCGCGAGTTGATCCCGGCGGCCAAAGCGCTGGGCATTGACGGGGTCGAAGCCTACTACGCTTACCATAACCCCGACCCCTGGCGGCCTAGTCCGGAGCAGACAGCCACGGTGCTGCACCTCAGCCGAGTGCATGGCCTCTGGGTGACTTGTGGCACCGACACCCACGGGCGCAGCATCCGTTTACGCCTGTAA
- the chlG gene encoding chlorophyll synthase ChlG: MSETPNQAQVRQMLGMKGAQVQNVPRWRLRLQLMKPITWIPLMWGVLCGAASSGGFHWRVEDVLKVLACMVLAGPLMTGYTQTLNDFFDREIDAINEPYRPIPSGAISLKEVIAQIGLLLLAGLGLAWVLDQWAGHSWPVITVIAVIGAVLAYIYSAPPLKLKQNGWLGNYALGASYIALPWCAGHALFGTLNPTIVALTLFYSLAGLGIAVVNDFKSIEGDRALGLASLPVQFGVQTAAWISVAMIDLFQIGVAAYLVAIGQQLYAALLLLLVIPQITFQDMYFLRDPLKNDVKYQASAQPFFVLGMLVVGLALGRA, translated from the coding sequence ATGAGCGAGACGCCAAACCAGGCCCAAGTGCGGCAAATGCTGGGGATGAAGGGGGCGCAAGTCCAGAATGTCCCCAGGTGGCGCTTGCGGCTGCAACTGATGAAACCCATCACCTGGATTCCGTTGATGTGGGGAGTGCTGTGTGGGGCGGCCTCCTCAGGGGGATTTCACTGGCGCGTGGAGGACGTGTTGAAGGTTCTGGCGTGCATGGTGCTCGCGGGGCCGCTGATGACCGGCTACACCCAAACCCTAAACGATTTTTTTGACCGGGAGATTGATGCAATTAACGAACCCTACCGCCCAATTCCTTCAGGAGCTATTTCCTTAAAGGAAGTCATTGCTCAGATTGGGCTGTTGCTACTGGCCGGTTTGGGGCTGGCCTGGGTATTGGACCAGTGGGCGGGGCACTCTTGGCCCGTGATTACCGTCATTGCCGTCATCGGCGCTGTTTTGGCCTACATCTACTCAGCTCCCCCCTTGAAGTTGAAGCAAAATGGCTGGCTGGGTAACTACGCTCTGGGGGCCAGTTACATTGCGTTGCCCTGGTGCGCGGGTCATGCTCTGTTTGGAACGCTGAATCCGACGATTGTAGCGTTGACCCTGTTTTACAGCCTGGCGGGCCTGGGCATTGCAGTGGTCAACGATTTCAAGAGTATTGAGGGTGACCGAGCGCTAGGGCTGGCTTCGTTGCCGGTGCAATTTGGAGTGCAGACGGCGGCCTGGATCAGCGTGGCGATGATTGACCTGTTTCAAATCGGGGTAGCGGCCTATCTGGTTGCTATTGGTCAACAACTCTATGCTGCATTGCTGCTGCTATTGGTCATTCCCCAAATCACATTTCAGGATATGTACTTCCTGCGCGACCCCTTAAAAAACGATGTGAAGTATCAAGCCAGCGCCCAGCCCTTTTTCGTGTTGGGAATGCTCGTGGTGGGATTGGCCCTGGGACGGGCATAA
- a CDS encoding 2Fe-2S iron-sulfur cluster-binding protein has protein sequence MTHYYQVTVHDRQRGRTYRAQVPDDQYVLMALEAQGIVLPFACRNGCCTTCGVRVLSGELAQPEALGLSAAVRAQGYGLLCVGYARSDLELATQDEDELYELQFGRYFGKGRVRRGLPLEGD, from the coding sequence ATGACCCACTACTACCAGGTCACAGTCCATGACCGCCAACGGGGACGCACATATCGCGCCCAGGTGCCCGACGACCAGTACGTGCTGATGGCGCTCGAGGCCCAAGGGATTGTCCTGCCCTTTGCCTGCCGGAACGGTTGCTGTACTACGTGCGGGGTGCGGGTACTCTCGGGCGAGTTGGCCCAACCGGAGGCCCTAGGTTTGTCAGCAGCCGTGCGAGCGCAGGGCTATGGGTTGCTGTGCGTGGGCTATGCTCGCTCGGATTTGGAGCTGGCGACCCAGGACGAAGACGAGTTGTACGAGTTGCAGTTTGGCCGCTACTTCGGCAAGGGACGGGTGCGGCGGGGATTGCCGCTGGAGGGCGATTGA